A portion of the Glycine max cultivar Williams 82 chromosome 10, Glycine_max_v4.0, whole genome shotgun sequence genome contains these proteins:
- the LOC102666175 gene encoding uncharacterized protein has product MDPVKYIFEKPALTRRIARWQVLLLEFDIVYVTQKAIKGSTLADYLAQQPINDYQPMHLEFLDEDIMTLFEEEVEDEDRDKWIVWFDGASNALGHGVGVVLLTPDNQCIHFTARLGFDCTNNMAEYEACTLGIQAAIDFKVKLLKKLTEFFNDICFHHIPREENQMADALASLASMFQLTPHGDLPYIEFRCRGKPAHCCLIEEEQDGKSWYFDIKRYIKDKEYP; this is encoded by the exons atggacccagtcAAGTACATATTTGAAAAGCCCGCTCTCACCAGACGGATCGCTCGGTGGCAGGTTCTACTGTTAGAGTTTGACATTGTTTATGTCactcaaaaggcgataaagggaagcacCTTGGCAGATTACCTAGCTCAACAACCCATCAATGATTACCAACCTATGCATTTGGAGTTcctggatgaggacatcatgaccttgttcgaggaggaggtggaggaTGAAGATAGGGACAAATGGATAGTATGGTTCGATGGCGCGTCCAACGCACtaggccatggagtaggggtgGTTTTGCTTACCCCCGATAATCAATGCATACACTTCACGGCTAGATTGGGCTTTGACTGCACAAACAACATGGCCGAGTATGAGGCGTGCACCCTTGGGATCCAAGCAGCAATCGACTTCAAGGTCAAATTGCTCAAA AAACTGACCGAGTTCTTCAATGACATATGCTTCCACCACATTCCcagagaggaaaatcaaatggccgaTGCACTTGCCAGTCTagcatccatgttccagctaacccCGCATGGGGActtgccgtacatcgaattcagatgtcgcggcaaacccgcacattgctGCTTAATAGAAGAGGAACAAGATGGTAAATCGTGGTacttcgatatcaagcgatacatCAAAGACAAAGAGTACCCATAG